The nucleotide sequence CTTGATGATTCGCTCACCTCCAACACAActtccttaaaaaaaattatgtctaccatatcattttcaaaatatgttccACTTTCAGATAATTTTGTtacatctatactatataattaagaaagttAAATGAATCATTAATTCAAATTGGgaaaaaaatgatgaaacaaatagtttttaaaatcaaataatgtataaacatatacaaataatttattccaaaaatgttataaaataaatagtgaaAATTTAGCTGAGagataacttcaaatatataattaaactaaacttatatatttgttttcagtAGTTTGGTGATATgaataaatttaagaaaaaacaaatcaaactatTAAGTTAAAAcagtttattttcaaaatataagagcattaaaattttggattaaaacaaaaatttaaatattttatatttgatggatatacaattttttggatgaaacatttattaaacactattatatactatttctcctattttaaaatagtcaatagatttataattaacacccgatcaaaaaaataatagcTGAGAAATtacataaatgtaaaataaaaaataaagtgaaatttatcagttcaaaaaatcacaactaaaacTCAAATCCATCACCATATGTTACACATTACCTtagacattttaattttttgaaaagtaaaatggtataaaatattcaaatatataaagatgtaaaatgagtttcaaaaataataataataaagatgtAAAATAAGTTTATAAGGTACAATCCGCGCATAGCGCGGACAAGAATTCTAGTTTATTATACTAGGGGCATAGCTCCGCGCTTGTACGTTGTTGATGGGTTGCATAGTTTCGTGTACGGGATTttgtcatttgtttttttttttagaatttttttttgtgtgttgtcTATAATGATGATGAAATGAACACTGGAAAGCATGTAGCTTGATTGATTAGGTTGAAATAAGAATGACTGGCAAATTCATATGTGTTGTTATTTTCATATCTTAAAGTATTAGCGCTTTCATGTTCAAAAGCTGAGGTTTATGGAGTTGGTTAGTGTTTAGTTAGGTAGTTGttagtatataaattaaaaaatgtgtaaggaaaaagataaaaaaaatttgtccttaaaaattaacaatttatccgaacaataaattaaaatatttttatattttccctAAATTAATTTCAGAAATATAgaattgtaataaaatatatttttaaaaattaataactatagaaatttataaaattatatagttacaaaatcatttattttttgaatttttactggagtttgttaaaaataatttgtggtggacaaaaaaagtttaaaataggtggaccaaataaataaattttgttatagtTTGTGGCCAAATATAGTAATTAAGTAAAACCtgggttttaaaatattttccttCAAAAGAAGTCGGCCTTGAATCTGTAGTTTTGTCTGCTTTTGAGAAAACTCATGTTTTTCCGTTTCGGGAAAGTCGACACAATTTTCTTCCTGTCAGTACTTAGCGTTTTTAGTTTGTGAGATTGAAAAATGATAATTGTTTTACAGCCTGATTGATTAGAGATTTGCTTACATCAGCTCCGTCTTCCTCCGGTGTAGTCATTGATCTTCGGCGGTTTCGTTGGCTTTGGAAGTTAGACCTGCAAGAGAGAGGGTTTGAATATGTTAATTTGcttgtttgttttgttattcGTTTAGGTTGGTTATATGTGAACTGAAACAATGGCTTCTGATTTatgatttaatgttttatttgttaACATACCGATTGATTGTTGCAGGCCATTGTAGGCCTTTCTGTACACGATGTTGGCTATCGTCCTACACCCATCctcatttttaaaatcttgagGTCCTTGGTTGTAGTGACTCTTGACAGTGCCACATATAGGTGATCATGGCTGAAGACTGGTTTAGGCAAGTATAGAGCAATGTTTGACAAAGTCTGTCCTTGGCTTTCTGTCACTGCATAACAAACCCGGATTGGAAACTGGCGTCGTTTCAAGGTGAATGGATGGTTGGATTCTGGTGGTGACAATATGATCCATGGTAGCAGGATAGGATCCGTCTTGGTTGTTATTGTAAGCATTTCGGTTTTAATAACCTGATCGGAGATAGCTACGTGCGGGATTTAGTATAGTTCgacaaaaaaattgatatttgtttgttcttgttttgtttgtaaCAGTGTTTTGAATGATTAGTGGGGCTTATGGTCTGTTTCTTTTTAAGTGGCCCTTTGGATCGCATTATAAGTTTAATGTTTCAGTCTTTTGTTTGCAGTTGCTTGCTGCTGAAGAAGTCTTTCCTACTTACCTTATGATAAGATTGGgcctattttaaataaatttgagtTAATATATACGTGGAGTTCTGTTTGTGGACTTAGTTATTAGGATTCGTAGGGACATTAGGTCTAGTGTCGCGGCATTTAAGTTCACGTGTGGCAGTACTATGAAATGTGAAGTTTGGTGGTTACATTCTACGAACTGATGTTTGATGCTTCATGTATTCAGTATCCAAACAGGCTTTTTGTTGTAAcactttttttgtaacactggTATACAATCAGGTTGGTCCTCCATTTTAATAGCCTCATTATTGTTGTTTCTCATTTGTCTGATAAATGAGGAGATATCAGCTTGATTATGGCTAGCTTGTTTAAAATCGTGATTATtgctttttgatattttaacgCCCCATCAGAAGTTTTTACTGTTGTACGTTGGGTATGTGACAGTGTAGATTTAGTTAAAATGAGCTTTGTTGGACTCAATTTTGGTCAATACATTAATGGACCACAATCAAAGACATGGACCGCGAGAACTGAAGCCCATAGCAAATATTCAAGCTCGAGACGGAGACCCCGAGGTCTCGGAGATCGCGGAGCGGTTACGAAGATCACGATGTCGACCCACTATAAAGAAGGAGGAACGAATATGAAGGAGGAtccgttgaaaaccctagagagatcTACACCCACACTTCGACCTTGTTTTCATCAACCTTTAGATCTTTTCTTTGAACGATCTGATTGTAACATTCGATCTCGTTTTGCTCATTGTATTCGAACTcattcatcaataaaagtccATTTTTGCCTACCGGAAACTGAttatatcgttgtgttctaaagatattgttgcctacatcatttatcttctcctgattaaactcccgatcactatcaaattctTAGTGCAGATTTTAGGATCTCCAAGCTTGTATTTGAGTTTTTGTTAACTATGGTCATGGTTTTACAATGTGGCATGTAATTTCGTGTTCTGGTTCAACCGGTCGTCTGGTTCAATAAGCAGCATATAGTGTTTTATAGAGTGGAGTGGGCTTATTTTTTAGGCTTCTCGTAACagtaagtttatttttatttgggaTCAAATAAGTTTTGGCTAGcctgtgttttttttgtcaaagtaaAAATCAGTTCAAAATGGCTATCAGTTTGTACAGAGTAGTTATGATCATAAGGTTTGTAGCTATCGACGTATCAAAGAGAAGAAGGCTAATAGAAGGATTTTCTCAATAATAACCGTCCACACCCACCCGTTCTAATTTTTGGTTAAGTAGGCCTCTCTGGTACTTCTATTTTTCGCACCATCAGTGCTTGGATAAATATACATTTCCGTGAAATGTAATACACAtagtaataataaatataaaaacaaatgtcaagtcaaaaatgttaaaaattgtTAGCCTGTAGAAAATATactaataaatatatcttatcaCCTTACaggaaaaaaatatactaataaatattaaaacaaaccGAAGTAAATAATACAACGCTTAAATTAATCATTTATACAATCAAACTACTATATTGATGACTACGCGAgagtattaaattattaattgagCAGATCAGTCTGCGACGACAAAAGTGGGGGGCCCTTGGTGCGAGATCGAGCTAATGTCAAATCACCAGTAAGGAGCAATGCACTTTGAACTTGGAATTCCATCATACAATTTTCATGGAATATACCGCAGTTAAAAGTTTTATCTtagtaaaaatgtaaatataatcaTGAAAgtattagaccatctccaatggtactctataattttctctatatttcactctaaaatagagtaactctattatagagttggatttgctccaatggttcactctataatagagtgaaatatagagtattcTTATTTTTccactctatatttggagtaaaaaaataagattactctatatttcactctattatagagtaactctattatagagtgaaccattggagcaaattcaactctataatagagttactctattttagtgtaaattatagaggaaaaaatagagtccccttggagatgctcttacatCTAGAGTCACATTTACACTTTTAATAACACTAGGAGTCACTTTCTTCTACCCACACACTTTTTCTAACTATTTGTTCACTTTTGGTTAGGTTTTCTAACCAAAACAGAACCATATTATAATTTGTGGTCCCATTCTCTTTTATTCTttatcaattattatttttaaactgaTTTGAACTTTTCAATCTCGATTGATCTCTGGTATGCTAAGGTTCACTTGAGCCACGGTCACAGCTTACGGTGGGTGATTCACCGTCACGTACTATGGACGCCGGGACTGTTCCAAGTCAACGAGGTATCCGCCAGAATTTTCAGTCATAGCAAGCTCCATCCACCGCCGCGTTCTTCCTTCTCCACGAGTCTACTCTTCCGCGGTGTCTCATGTCATGTGGGAAGCTTCAACGCCCTCCCCAGCTCCTCCGTCGTCGGAATCGACGGCGACTTTCTCCAGATCTAGAAGCTCCTGATAACAATGGCCAATTTTGGCTTTTTTGCAAATCTGATCCCCCGAAttaaagttatattttactttagACCCTAAATGTTTCGATTGTACATGAATATCCATTGATTTTGACCTCAAACTTCCGATTGTGTATTCCATACATTTTCAAATGCAAATGAATCAAAAACAAGTGCTCAAAGCTATAAAACAGGAATTAAGACGGCTGCTTATAGAGTATAATTCTAACATCAATTAGGCTCGAACTAAAAAACTTTATAACAAGtcaatctaaaaataatataactttATAGTACAATGGTAGTATTTGTATCAAATTATTcggcgtttttatttttatagtggTTGTTTGTAAACATATTGTCTGGACATGTGAAAGAGTACTACTCACAGTTTTAAACATATAGGTCGAGAAGTATCACTTTATACACGTTTGGTGATGTCTCACATCTGATCAATGATAGCTTCAAAATTACAATGTCTCAGTACGTCCAAACTAATTTTCGTTTGGCCCGGTTTTGTTAACCGGTGATTGGTTGATACAATGAGTACTGACTATGTTTAACTTTTTTGTTTAACGTGCAACACTCCTTATCCAGttttttcttgtgtttttttcttttaaatagaACATGTACATATGGATATCATCAAAAAGATGTACGAAAAATAAGGTACATGTAGATATTAAATTTGTTATCCATACTGGTCAAACATGCAGATATACATGTTTAAATCCAATGTTCGCTTTTACATAAGAAACTTGAGTTTATAAACCATAACAATATGTACACATGTTCCATGATAGACAAGATCAAGTGCTTGTACACAAGAAAATTGTTGTACATATGGACATCAACAAAGATATACATTACAAGTCTACAAAATTTTTACATCTTGAAATAGTATCATTTAAATCTTACTACAAGAAACTTGAGTTTATAAACGACAACAATATGTACACATGTTCCATGATAGACAAGATCAAGTGCTTGTACACAATGAAATTGTTGTACATATGGACATCAACAAAGATATACACTACAAGTGTACAAACTATTTACATCTTAagataatatcatttaaaatttactaCAAGAAACTTGAGTTTATAAATGATAACAATATATACACATGTTCGATGAAAGACAATGTTCCATGATAGACAAGATCAATTGCTTGTACACAATGAAATTGTTGTACATATGGACATCAACAAAGATGTACACTACAAGTCTACAAACTATTTACATCTTAATAGGGATTGGAGTGCACAGTCTAAAATTTGGGGCTATATTAACAGGTTATCTCTGAAAATTTCAAAGTTAAGGGTGGGATTGATAACAACCATTAGTTCAAGGATTGTTTGTGCCAATATGGAAAGGTTTGTTCtgtaaaattaaatagtttGGGGTTAATTCAAAAGGACTTACATTCAATTATACAAGTTTTGGGGTGAAAGTGAAAACAATTGAAACTACAAGGACGAGAACTGAAAATTAACAAAACTTGATCTCAAGATTTAACAATGGCGATCTCGAACTCGGAAGGCGTCTATCTACAGTACACCGGAGGTCACTACGCCGGGAGAGGAGCCATGCACGGCGAGGAGGAGACGACTTGGACATGAGAGCTGAATCGAAAAAGGAGGCTACCTATGGTGGAGACAATTGTCGACGTGGAGACATGACCGTGATCGGAGCAGAGCCGCGACGGAGAGACGCCGAGTTAAATCAGGTGGAACCGCCGACGAAGATCATAGCACAAGCTCAGCCACGAATTGGAGAAGCCGATGAAGACGACGAAGCTTGAACGACGAAGTCTAACTCGACACGACGGTTAAAGGCTGTGGCGGCATGCACGAGCTtcggtggagaagaagaagctttgatttatttaaatacGTTTTTGGTTTACAATTATTTGTCGGGTctcgagaaaaaaaaagggaaggAAAGTGATCAATTTAAGAAGTTTGTGGGACCACTCTAGTTACACTGGTTTGGTTTGTTGTCACAAAAACTACCTCGGTAGTAACATGTGACTTCAAATgtaataaaaagacaaaaagtgtCTATTAATGTAAATCACTCTATAATCATCATCACTTTTAACATTATAGAAATAGAAGTCATTGTTCTCAAAACTGAGTCATAATTACATATAtgaaatctatactatactaaaagcacAATATAAAGCCCTCTGAGCTATGCCACGTCGGATTGGAAAATCAGCCGGTAGAAAGCTTCCAAATTGCCACATCAATCTTTTGTTACTCGAAAATCAATTCACGGGagttcaatatataaataagcCATGGCCCGTTTTTAACAAGCCCAAACTTCTTTACTAACACCCTGCTTCTTGAGCTGTCTCCGACTCTTCATATTTCACGATCATCGTTTTCTACTTCTTCAATCCAACGTTTCTGTGGAGTTATCACCACCAATCAGTCACGCTcatttgattttgttgtttatACCTATCTTAATAAAGATATTTTATTCTTTCATCTCCCTTTCTTTCTCTTCTGATATAAACCCTACATCAAAGCTTTCATCGAACAACGATCTACGACCTCCATACAACAAATTGCATTACAAAGTCGAAGGCCTTAGATCTTCAATGAAACTCTGATGCTTTGTTATTATTTCCTATCAAAGCGATAGAGAACCAAGTAAGAACCCCAAACACAAATTATTCTGTGATTCATTACCCTCTTACTTGCCTTACGAtctctcttttatatatttttatagacATTTGTATCTATGGTTTCTGTTTCCAGACACAAGCATGCTTTCTCACGAGCCAGTCTCTATTCGTGAATCAGGTTATCAAAGGTCTGATGGGAACTATCAAAAGGAACTCTTTGTCAGAAGAAGTTCATTCCAAGTTTATTTTGTATCATGACAATTGACAAACATGTTTTATCGATCTCAACCAAATTCAAGAGCCTCGAATTTTCTTATGAAGCAGGTCAGGTCAGGTCAGGTCATCTCATTGTTAGTGCGGAGTTCGTTTTCTTTGAGGTactgtgaatatatatatatacatatgcagTTTTATAAAGGACATTTCTCAAGTGGAAGTTAATTAATCAGCGTACATGGTTTGATTTAGTTACCGAGGAAGTGGAAGCCGTGGCGAGAATATGGATTTCATTGCTGTGATGAGATCATGAGAGTTATGATTATGATCATAATCCGTTGTCTAGATGGGATTAGAGTTTCCGGCATCTGAATCACCACCGTACCGGTGAAGAGACAAAGTAGCAGAAAGCTGAATGTTTCTTATCTTCtgacaatttttgttttcaatttctgCCACAAGAACTCTTGCTAAGCTTATTTGACTGATTTGTGCTGtagatcatgaagacctgaagaACCTACTCATTTTATCCAAATCAATCAGAGAAGTTGTAAGTTAAACTATCACCATAATATCTTTTTTATCTAATTGATTTCCAAAATTCTTATAGGTATTTTGACAGTGTAACAGAGTTTGATAGCTAAAGAGTTACATTTTCCATAACTTGAGTTTTTTAAAACCAAGTTGGTCTCGAGCTATCAATTGGAAGACGTTGAGTTTCCTAAAGCACCGGTTCATCATTGTTGGACCAAGGCTAAGAGGAAAGAGCAACTCTCTCGGTGGAATTGCTTACTtggaaatgatgatgatgatgatttatgTAGATGGTTGGGTTCAAGAGGCTAAGTGTTTAGTATAATTTGTACatgaatatattttctataaaaactgAAATGGTTTTAATGTATTTCAGCCAttcaaagaaaatgttttaggTGAAGCTTAaggaaatcaaaactgttttacaAACAACGTCACTGGAAAAAATAATGTGGTGTGAAACAGCTGGTCATGTTCTCATAGATGCTAATCTCCGAGATTTAGGTTGTGCGTGACATTTGGGAAGTTATAAAATGCATACCCTGATCTGTGATATGTAAGATTCAGTTTAGATACATGTCATGACATATATGATTTTCATATTATACGATTCATATcatatattgtcaaattatatatcTCTTGATATTTAACTAGGTGAAAACATGGGTTCCGTTTCCGAACATGTTTTGCAATAGCGGAAAGCTAGATTTAGAGTTGTGGTACAATGACCAAATGCTCTGCTATGAGGATGCAAAGCGTATGAACGTTTCCATAAGTCGTGAGATGCCTCTATTAACTTGATATCAATGCGAAAACAATCCTCCACTGCTTCGTTAAGGAACCAACTGAAAGGCAggttcgttttaaaaaaaaaattaaccggCCTTGGGGTATTTGATCTGATTTTTCATTTGGTCATGTGCTTTTCACTTATGGCCTCCCAGGTCTAGGGCTAATGAAGAGGGAAGCCTCACAACCCTACACAATATTCATAACATTGCTTGATCAATGTAAATTACTTCTACATACATTACTATAAGTTCATATGTATTTATTCCAACACAATGAGAAGCTTACAAACCGTGAGAAAGCAATCATGAAAGTGCAAACAAAGCAATGACGCAAGCCGTAGTTTTCACTGGCCGTATTTTCACTGGCTGTAGTCGCAAGCCGTAGTTTTCACAGTAGATATGACAGATCCAGCGTGGTGGTATGACTGGCTGTAGAACCCAAGCCGTAGTTTTCACCAAagcagaagcaacaaggaaacagAAGAGTAAAAACAAAGTTGTGCTACTGCTTTCCCTCATTTCCTTGCTCTCCTGTGAAAACGTAGATATACTTTTCGAATGTGTTTTTTGTTAGTCTCCGTAAAATGCATGTTTCAGTTCAAAAACATGTGTAGTGTAAACGTCAGATATTGGCATTTACTGTTTTAAATCAGTACGGTATATATGCAGTATATATGTACTAGATGTtcttaaacaaatattttcgtaaaaatgGTATAGATCATTTTTCCCCACGTCAAAAGACTGTTCTGTCTAATTTGGAATATACTTTCAACAATTTGCGTTATAACAAAAGGGTATATaccatttctgttttttttattaaaaaacttataCCATTTTTATTTCAGAAGTGGATTATATTTAATTCGCACTcaatagtattaaatatatgcAATTGATTCAATTTACCGACTTAGCAAGGTTGTATTTTCTCATTTTGTTGGATTATGACAATCTTTTTTACTCTTGCCTTATATACCAACAAAATAGTTTTGTTAAGTTACAAagaaaatttgattaaaaatttatactattCGAGCCATCATCATTAAACAATTTAATTGAGTTTTCACATTTTAATattgagacaaaaaaaatgttttaacatTCTCAATAACCTTTTGCaccaaatttatatgtttaaaaataaggTCCTTTTAGCTATAAAATACTATAGTGAGTTAGTAACACTTCTTTCACCATTATCATCATACTGAGAGATACGTTTAGAAGAGGAagtacagtagaacctctataaattaataattttgggactttaaatttttattaatttaaagaaatattaatttacaaaattttcctttttagatttttttctattttattaataaaataagaaaatatttttttaccttatataaattatttaaattttataaatttagctttcatattattttattatcttatttggtgtatattttatgtttcatcGAATTGTTAtgtgattttttatatattcttactaaatattatcaaaatatattaaaatattaagaaaactagaagtattttcattgtgaatataaaaccaacaatataatgtttattttgtacttatataatatatatagagatagatTAGCAATTCATGATTTTAATGGGACTATATATTTACGttagagttttaaaaatattattatctttttattttatcgaTTAGTGTCATATTTTACATTGGCTCAAGTTGGGACTggcgaaatttattaatttatagagattattaatttatcgagtattaatttatagaggttctactgtaaaATGATGATAGCATATGTTTAAAACACAATAAATTCTACCACAATTCACAAGTTCTAGGTTTTCAAGAACGATGGTAAAGGCACAAATGCAAAATCAGGTTAAGTTCTTAAAATTCATGTGTTTGATGGTCATATAGCCAAACAATAATATGTTAAATATCAACAGAATAACAAGAAGTTATGATTAAACTTAGAAGAAAAATTAACTGCACACTAATATTTATATGTCATACTGTACTAAAAagataattttcaaataataaaatacatctattgcattaaaaattaatttacattaATGAACAACctctaaaataaaaaggttaagacattctaaataaaataaagaaacatagcaaaatgataaattaaaataatagcaatataacaaaaactattttcataattataattcatgttatgttatatattattaattttttttacttaattcAATATTGCAATACCAAACATATTCAAAATGGTTTCAGTCTTAAAACCGGCATTCCACAATTGATTTCAAATTGATGATGTAAACTTAGCATGATATTTATAAGTGTGTTATTGGAAAGAAGAAATTTcatatacatttatttataacaattttgattttttattcaaacctgtatacaaacaaaataattccAAAATAACTATCTTACATGCTACCATTATAATTCAAAATgagtttaaaaatcaaaataattctaCAACATCTGATATTTATACAACATACATTTGTAAAAATTTTAAGGCACTtaaccgcgcgtagcgcggaaaatgATCTAGTAGTATTAAAGAAAGCGAGTTGTGAAACCAATCTaccaacctttttttttttaaattaatctacCAACcttttttaacgttaaaaaacCATTCAATAACCGTCCACTCCCGccctttctatttttttttggtgaagtAGGCCTCACTTGGTCTTCAAAGACACTGAGGCAGGCTGTTGCAGACCTGCATTGTGTGGACTCAGATTAGGTCCTTAGGAATATATTAACCTACACGTAAAGCTTTTTAAGAACCTAAGGGCATCCACAATGGTGGGATTGTGTTTCAAGTCCCTTAgcatttttaattaaacttttattttaaggGACCTAAACTAAGGGACTAAGTGGATTATTAGTGGGACTTTGATTGTCCcttagtttattatttaattaatttttttatttgaataagtgataatatatgtaaagaagttttaattaaaacttaGAAGATAGAagtttaacattaaaattgaaatgttaagaaaattacaaaaaaaaaaaaatacaaaatcataatttaaaaaaacaaacaaacatttattccaaTACAAATAGAAACTTAGAAACTatatgttatttggaagatgtccaaatttattccatatattttcaatcaaatcattttttaaacgTTGATGGGTTTCTCGAttccgaaggttcatccgacGTTCAAGTGGAGTGCCGAGAGGTGACGGATTATTGACGGTAAAGGTATCCGCCTCTTCTCTTTCTCGAAATTCAGCAATGTTGTACTGAGTTCTTGACGATCGTTCATCctcgacaatcatattatgaaGTATGACACAAGCTCTCATAATATTACCTATTTTTCGTTTATCCCATATGTTAGATGGATTTCTAACAATGGCAAACCGAGCTTGTAGGACTCCGAatgcacgctcgacatcttttcgcaCACCTTCTTGGGTTTGAGCAAATACAGAATGCTTCTGAGTTTGTGGTAGtcggatagattgaataaatgtagcccattttggataaataccatccGTGAGATAATAAGCCAAATTGTACGGATGATTGTTAACATAGAAGTTAACTTGTGGTGCTATTCCGTTAATTACGTCATCAAAAACGGGTGATCGATCgagaatattaagatcgttcatagtacctggagctccaaaaaaggagtgccatatccagaggtcaTATGATGCCACCGCCTCTAAGACAATCGTTGGTTTTCCGGttcctcgtgaatacattcctttccaagcagtggggcaattcttccactcccaatgcatacagtcgatgcttccaatcATCCCTGGGAACCCACGTTGCTCCCCAAAGTATAGTAGTCTTTGCAGATCTTCCGGTGTGGGACGTCTTAGGTATTCATTGCCAAACAAGCGGATTATTCCGGCGGCAAAATTGTGCAAACATCCTCGAGCAGTTGTTTCACCCATTCGGACATATTCGTCCACTGCATCAGCTCCAACACCATAAGCCAATTGACGAATTGCTGCGGTACATTTTTGGAGTGCAGTAAGACTAGACCGCCCGGTTGCATCAACTCTTTCTTGAAAATACCGTACTTCTGTGGAGAGACGCTGCACAATACGCATGAATAATGTCCGGTTCATTCGAAACCGTCGCCGGAAGACATTGTGCGGGTAGGTTGGAGTATCgctaaaataatcattccataacaTATCTTGACCTTCCTCCCGATGTCTGTCGATAAAATTACGTGGTACACGCTCATTTTCTTCTAGTAAATCATCAATGTCTTCAAATAAGTCTTCGAATATATCTTCATTATCAGGTTGGTGATCGTCTTGGTGGTAATGAAAATGAGAGGAGGAAGCCATTGATAAATTTTCGCAAGAGAGTAAATGCTATGTAAATTAAAGAGAAGAGAATGCTTTGCATTTTTTCTAATCAAAATAAGTCTGTTATTTATAGACCTTGGTAGTTAGGATCCTCACATGTGATTTTTAGGTATGGTTTTTAGGTAGAGAGTAAAGATACATGTGATTTTTAGGTAGATAGAACAGATACATGTGATTTTTAGGTAGATAGAAAAGATACATGTGATTTTTAGGTGGATAGTAAACATACATGTGATTTTTAGGTACATAAAAAACATACATTGCAGAAATAtggaaaaatagaaaacatacatgtagatataaaacataaatcCGAGTACAAGTACAATGATCATGTTTGACGGTCCAAACTTGATACACAAGTTTTCAATGTCTGAA is from Brassica napus cultivar Da-Ae chromosome A4, Da-Ae, whole genome shotgun sequence and encodes:
- the LOC106426826 gene encoding uncharacterized protein LOC106426826 isoform X1; the encoded protein is MASSSHFHYHQDDHQPDNEDIFEDLFEDIDDLLEENERVPRNFIDRHREEGQDMLWNDYFSDTPTYPHNVFRRRFRMNRTLFMRIVQRLSTEVRYFQERVDATGRSSLTALQKCTAAIRQLAYGVGADAVDEYVRMGETTARGCLHNFAAGIIRLFGNEYLRRPTPEDLQRLLYFGEQRGFPGMIGSIDCMHWEWKNCPTAWKGMYSRGTGKPTIVLEAVASYDLWIWHSFFGAPGTMNDLNILDRSPVFDDVINGIAPQVNFYVNNHPYNLAYYLTDGIYPKWATFIQSIRLPQTQKHSVFAQTQEGVRKDVERAFGVLQARFAIVRNPSNIWDKRKIGNIMRACVILHNMIVEDERSSRTQYNIAEFREREEADTFTVNNPSPLGTPLERRMNLRNRETHQRLKNDLIENIWNKFGHLPNNI